A region of Gemmatimonadota bacterium DNA encodes the following proteins:
- a CDS encoding GWxTD domain-containing protein — MRFSFFRRSWFGSFVFLATKACFICNVEGQISEPALQKSYAHREDTAASQLIGEIAGADSAAFYRDLPRAKKGTFLHAFWQAHNPLVLKYYYGYHLDQRRFSVSDAYFEQKKLLPKTYWAGAVPPDSTQVVEAVQICTRLLTHNPEDAVAMCALGYLNLEQNRESEAEKLFVQALEHDKRLFEARNGRALSLLRVPKQRWRARKLLLEAMAWDRKYSAAYYGLAMCDLIMKSVEAENSLKRLIKRSPEYSDAYFKLGVFYETRGKFEKAEDAYDKQLEADPSHITAQFRLGIIAFKTGQPAHAIEILQPVLKKRPDLQRPALPMVFEAYIQLKNMPMAEATAVAYLDGLDEHNRSMFEDIRIVASPEEIHAFNALPIEERAAYIRAFWQHRDPTPATPENEWLVEHIRRIMYARRHFFSSRGPWDRRGEIYIRYGHPAHWSRSDNIRFEIDPEVVRVKERLLMSLTDDARKELVANIQRIRTSVRQPGEEVDLEPGVFGGTVELTDFENVDYSPRVTPRGTPPQIVRGRITSDTPLSDRDAGIGTDHSRGYPLFPVDGYKPWEYWIYPEVNGGIEIVFTSLARGGDFDYPIPSSIRAEARDNAVVWNRHRPEDIVNRAVAREPSRFDLRRETLDFYADMADFRGEQGQTRLEIYYGLPVSGQPETTQFERGLALFDTTWTPIFQKVEPLSDISDQTDKIVDRLTVNIPPGRYYLGVQVHDTAGNRLGVQKQAIDVESYTGDGLMLSDIELANRIEEQEADSLNIIPQPSKSFSAGQPVTIYYEIYGLKKDAFGQTRYQMHYRIAPAQGQAPAVRVLQSVGKLLGVLSEKEFTVSYEQVGETESELSYLEIDVTDSAQGLYELVVKISDLNANVQVAKSTTFQIVE, encoded by the coding sequence ATGCGTTTTTCTTTTTTTAGAAGGTCATGGTTTGGTAGCTTTGTTTTTTTAGCGACAAAAGCGTGTTTTATCTGCAATGTCGAAGGACAAATATCCGAACCCGCACTTCAGAAAAGCTATGCTCACCGCGAGGACACCGCAGCGAGCCAACTCATTGGTGAAATCGCAGGTGCTGATTCGGCAGCGTTTTATCGGGATCTCCCACGCGCAAAAAAGGGAACATTCTTACACGCATTCTGGCAAGCACACAATCCGCTCGTACTCAAATACTACTATGGCTACCATCTCGATCAGCGCAGGTTTTCCGTATCAGATGCTTATTTTGAACAAAAAAAATTGCTCCCAAAAACCTATTGGGCAGGCGCTGTGCCACCCGATTCCACACAAGTTGTGGAGGCCGTACAAATTTGTACACGCCTCCTGACGCACAATCCCGAAGACGCGGTCGCCATGTGTGCGCTCGGCTATCTCAATCTGGAACAGAACAGGGAAAGCGAGGCAGAAAAACTATTTGTGCAGGCGCTCGAACATGACAAACGCCTATTCGAAGCCAGAAATGGCAGGGCACTATCACTTTTGCGGGTACCAAAACAGCGATGGCGCGCGAGAAAACTATTGCTGGAGGCAATGGCCTGGGACCGCAAATACAGCGCAGCCTATTACGGTTTGGCAATGTGCGATTTAATAATGAAAAGCGTAGAGGCAGAAAACAGCCTCAAAAGGTTGATCAAACGGTCTCCAGAATACTCAGACGCGTATTTTAAGCTGGGTGTTTTTTACGAAACCAGAGGCAAATTTGAAAAAGCCGAAGACGCTTATGACAAACAATTGGAAGCTGATCCCTCTCACATCACCGCGCAATTTCGCCTGGGCATCATAGCATTCAAAACCGGTCAACCCGCCCACGCGATCGAAATCCTGCAACCCGTCCTGAAAAAACGGCCAGACCTTCAAAGACCCGCTTTGCCAATGGTCTTTGAAGCCTATATCCAACTCAAAAATATGCCAATGGCAGAAGCGACCGCAGTCGCCTATCTGGATGGATTAGATGAGCACAATCGGTCCATGTTTGAGGATATCCGCATCGTCGCTTCTCCCGAAGAAATCCATGCCTTTAATGCCCTGCCAATCGAAGAGCGTGCGGCTTATATCAGAGCATTCTGGCAGCACCGCGATCCCACACCAGCAACCCCTGAAAACGAATGGTTGGTCGAACACATCCGCAGAATCATGTATGCGCGGCGGCATTTCTTTTCATCCCGCGGGCCCTGGGACCGCCGCGGTGAAATCTATATCCGGTATGGTCACCCGGCGCACTGGAGCCGGTCTGACAACATACGATTCGAGATTGATCCCGAAGTAGTACGCGTAAAAGAACGCTTGCTGATGTCGCTAACCGATGATGCGCGGAAAGAACTGGTCGCCAATATCCAGCGCATCCGAACATCGGTGAGGCAACCGGGAGAAGAAGTGGATCTCGAACCGGGCGTATTTGGAGGCACCGTTGAACTCACTGATTTTGAAAATGTTGACTACAGCCCCAGAGTAACACCGCGGGGAACTCCCCCCCAGATCGTCCGTGGGAGAATTACGAGCGACACGCCGTTATCCGACCGGGATGCGGGAATAGGCACAGATCATAGTCGCGGGTATCCACTCTTTCCCGTAGATGGGTATAAACCCTGGGAATATTGGATCTATCCAGAAGTCAACGGAGGCATCGAAATCGTATTCACATCGCTGGCAAGAGGTGGCGATTTCGACTATCCAATACCTTCATCCATACGCGCAGAAGCCAGAGACAATGCTGTGGTCTGGAACCGGCACAGGCCAGAAGATATCGTCAATCGCGCAGTCGCCCGCGAACCCTCGCGCTTTGATCTCCGCCGAGAAACCCTGGATTTCTATGCAGACATGGCGGATTTTCGCGGGGAACAGGGACAGACCCGTCTCGAAATTTATTACGGCTTGCCAGTTTCCGGACAGCCTGAAACAACGCAATTTGAACGTGGCCTCGCGCTTTTTGACACAACGTGGACCCCGATCTTTCAAAAAGTTGAACCCCTGTCCGATATATCTGACCAGACGGACAAAATCGTAGATCGACTGACCGTGAACATTCCCCCGGGCCGTTATTATCTGGGCGTTCAGGTACACGACACAGCGGGCAACAGGTTGGGTGTCCAAAAACAAGCCATTGACGTAGAATCCTATACAGGAGACGGATTGATGCTCAGCGACATAGAATTGGCAAACCGAATTGAAGAACAAGAAGCCGATTCTCTGAACATCATCCCCCAGCCCTCAAAATCTTTCTCCGCCGGGCAACCCGTCACGATTTATTACGAGATTTACGGATTAAAAAAAGATGCGTTTGGACAGACGCGCTACCAGATGCACTATCGGATTGCGCCAGCGCAGGGGCAGGCACCGGCTGTACGCGTATTGCAATCTGTGGGCAAACTACTGGGGGTCCTCAGCGAAAAAGAATTCACAGTTTCTTATGAACAGGTGGGCGAAACAGAATCTGAATTGAGCTATCTGGAGATTGATGTCACCGACTCCGCACAGGGCCTGTACGAATTGGTAGTGAAAATCTCGGACTTAAATGCAAACGTACAAGTTGCCAAATCCACCACCTTTCAGATCGTTGAGTAG
- a CDS encoding glycosyltransferase, with protein MKICVITFQFPPEVKGGVGTAINRITRNLAASEIGIHVIAPGPHGPEDSFSFIVENGVTVHRTCPSLGNHFGDPTHLRNIADYVARLHDREKFDLFHGVFVFPAGHLATLLSKDMGVPSVISIRGSDIELHRYHWGLFGAVKWTLENAAFVTSVAGTLLEKASSFAQICKKKVIKNAFDPNLFSKQNIEELVKTRGGLRGQIFVKKLKNEKEKGKLVVGTTGIIRPGKSGFSILFQAFEDFHRQYPESHLLLIGDFADSELKKTWLQQFRKRKLIRHISITGRVPHSEVLAWMRQVDVFVLPSLYEGSPNAVLEAMACQRPIISSAVDGVLEIVEDGQDGMLFPSQRSDILCEKLMCLADDHNLRKRLGIAAEHKIREQFSPEKETEIWRDIYRRVIDEYKLESQTSNVIHDKD; from the coding sequence ATGAAAATTTGTGTGATTACCTTCCAGTTTCCGCCAGAAGTCAAAGGCGGCGTTGGCACGGCGATTAATCGCATCACGCGGAACCTCGCAGCATCGGAGATAGGCATCCATGTAATTGCCCCTGGACCGCACGGGCCTGAAGACAGCTTTTCTTTTATTGTAGAAAATGGGGTCACAGTTCACCGTACATGCCCCAGTTTAGGCAATCACTTTGGCGATCCAACGCATTTGAGAAATATCGCAGATTATGTCGCCAGACTGCATGATCGAGAAAAATTCGACCTTTTCCATGGCGTCTTTGTGTTTCCCGCCGGACACCTTGCGACTTTGTTATCAAAAGATATGGGGGTGCCATCTGTTATCAGTATCCGGGGCAGTGATATTGAATTGCACCGCTATCATTGGGGATTATTTGGCGCAGTAAAATGGACATTGGAAAATGCCGCTTTTGTCACCTCAGTCGCGGGAACACTCCTCGAGAAGGCTTCTTCTTTTGCACAGATATGCAAGAAGAAAGTGATAAAAAACGCTTTTGATCCGAATTTATTTTCCAAGCAAAATATTGAGGAACTCGTCAAAACGCGAGGTGGTTTACGCGGCCAGATTTTTGTGAAAAAGCTGAAGAACGAAAAAGAAAAAGGCAAATTGGTCGTCGGGACAACCGGTATCATAAGACCGGGAAAAAGCGGTTTTTCTATTCTCTTTCAGGCATTCGAAGACTTTCATAGACAATATCCCGAAAGTCATCTTTTGCTCATAGGTGATTTTGCAGACTCTGAACTAAAGAAGACATGGTTACAACAATTCAGGAAACGCAAGTTGATCCGCCATATTTCTATCACAGGCCGTGTACCGCACAGTGAAGTGCTTGCATGGATGCGTCAGGTAGATGTATTCGTATTGCCATCTTTATATGAAGGATCGCCGAATGCGGTTTTGGAAGCTATGGCATGTCAAAGACCAATTATCTCTTCTGCCGTTGACGGTGTCCTGGAAATCGTCGAAGATGGGCAAGATGGCATGCTTTTTCCTTCTCAGCGAAGTGACATTTTGTGCGAAAAATTGATGTGTCTCGCGGACGACCACAATTTAAGAAAAAGACTGGGAATAGCTGCTGAGCACAAGATTCGAGAGCAATTTTCTCCCGAGAAGGAAACAGAAATCTGGAGAGATATATACAGACGAGTTATAGATGAATACAAACTTGAATCTCAAACTTCCAACGTGATCCATGATAAAGACTGA
- a CDS encoding FMN-binding protein, whose amino-acid sequence MIKTENRIPILLGALLGILLLLAAGLLMLYNKRAMPVAGLPEVPSKQDIASRLEAFNAAWTDVKMQEIFVARPEPRSGVLVVYSIHNNEQKTFYLAAVRHDISCTTCRDLLLGVLLDPNTNKILGILPLSPWELETGNYDPTVFLSQFKGQILEASQWKTKDIDGISGATYSVQATLTQLRELNRWIQNSQQSPN is encoded by the coding sequence ATGATAAAGACTGAAAATCGAATCCCCATACTACTTGGTGCACTACTTGGCATTTTGCTGTTGTTGGCTGCCGGCTTGCTGATGCTATATAACAAACGCGCTATGCCGGTTGCTGGACTACCAGAGGTCCCATCAAAACAAGATATTGCGTCACGTCTTGAAGCCTTCAACGCCGCTTGGACAGACGTCAAAATGCAAGAGATCTTTGTTGCTCGGCCAGAACCGCGTTCTGGTGTACTTGTTGTTTATTCGATCCATAATAACGAACAAAAAACTTTCTATTTGGCAGCAGTGCGTCACGATATTAGCTGTACGACTTGTAGAGACCTTTTGTTGGGCGTTCTGCTTGATCCAAATACAAACAAAATTTTGGGGATTCTTCCCCTCTCGCCCTGGGAATTGGAGACTGGAAATTATGATCCCACAGTCTTTTTATCGCAATTCAAAGGCCAGATACTCGAGGCTTCCCAGTGGAAAACCAAAGATATTGACGGCATTTCAGGTGCAACCTACTCTGTCCAGGCAACCCTCACCCAATTGCGTGAATTGAATCGCTGGATTCAGAACTCGCAGCAATCACCCAATTAA
- a CDS encoding TlpA disulfide reductase family protein, which yields MVDNTQPQNVSGRLILLMSLGCGLLVALCISVGVRLVAGHPPGILVNPLAELIGEPVPDFEVASLNEDRQIFSDAMGNSPYILYFTASDCRACDETYPVLKAASASLPAFVIGVGHQQTLARKLKNHEIVATVGFDSSRAILKTCGISGVPTALLVNEEGIIRKAAMGKPNIARMFASELELQ from the coding sequence ATGGTAGATAATACTCAACCGCAAAATGTGAGCGGACGCTTGATACTTCTGATGTCGCTTGGCTGTGGCTTGTTGGTCGCCCTGTGTATTTCTGTAGGGGTTAGACTCGTGGCTGGACACCCACCTGGCATACTTGTGAATCCTTTGGCTGAGTTAATTGGCGAACCGGTGCCCGATTTTGAAGTTGCCAGTCTCAATGAAGACCGTCAAATTTTTTCCGATGCAATGGGCAATTCGCCTTATATCCTCTATTTTACAGCGTCCGATTGTCGTGCCTGTGATGAAACCTATCCCGTGTTAAAGGCGGCCTCGGCAAGTCTGCCAGCATTTGTCATTGGTGTGGGACATCAACAGACTTTGGCCAGAAAACTCAAAAACCACGAAATTGTTGCAACTGTGGGGTTCGATAGTTCAAGGGCTATATTAAAAACCTGTGGTATTTCTGGTGTTCCAACCGCTTTACTTGTCAATGAAGAGGGTATCATCCGGAAAGCTGCGATGGGTAAACCCAATATTGCCCGCATGTTTGCTTCAGAGTTAGAATTGCAATAG
- a CDS encoding glycoside hydrolase family 32 protein, producing MSDTPDYTSLVPHYTFPNTLEEQREALATNPLLQRMHEARKSYEGDPHRPIYHYVNPEHTLNDPNGICFWQGRWHLFYQAYPPEDPRQHWGHAISDDLIHWEDLPYAIYPNPERCCFSGSTLVEDDRVIAMYHGTMVGNMVAVSSDPLLLNWEKVTGQAVIPMKNPDGSTPPYRVFDPCIWKKGDFYYSLSGGTLPGPGGKPKRANFLLRSPDLANWTYLHPFVEDDLFTIVGDDGACPYFWPIGDRHILLFYSHISGGQYLLGDYDKERDKFVVTAHDKCNFGPSAPCGVHAPSATPDGNGNIIVIFNMNPGKPTENWNQIMTLPRKMTLIDEEDIRIEPAGDIESLRRDHQHVGRMTLAANSEIVLDNIQGNAMEIVAEIDTKNAPMVEMDVLRSPNKEEVTRIMFFKDRGLRNRALNTQKSLITIDSSCSSTLPDVRTRAPETASVHIEPDETLKLRVFIDKSVVEVFVNGKQCVALRVYPGREDSTGVSLRPQGQDSELLSLDAYQMENIYTS from the coding sequence ATGAGCGACACACCAGATTACACATCACTCGTACCGCACTACACATTTCCAAACACACTCGAAGAACAGCGCGAAGCCCTCGCCACAAATCCGCTATTACAGCGGATGCATGAAGCGCGAAAAAGTTATGAAGGCGACCCCCACAGACCCATCTACCACTACGTAAATCCAGAACACACACTCAACGACCCCAATGGGATCTGCTTCTGGCAGGGACGATGGCATCTGTTTTACCAGGCATATCCCCCCGAAGATCCGCGTCAACACTGGGGACACGCCATCAGCGACGACTTAATCCACTGGGAAGACCTGCCCTATGCGATCTATCCCAATCCCGAACGCTGCTGTTTTTCCGGCTCAACACTCGTAGAAGACGACCGCGTCATCGCCATGTATCACGGCACCATGGTAGGCAACATGGTCGCCGTATCCAGCGACCCCCTGCTCTTGAACTGGGAAAAAGTGACCGGACAAGCCGTAATCCCCATGAAAAATCCCGATGGCTCCACCCCGCCCTATCGGGTATTTGATCCGTGCATCTGGAAAAAAGGCGACTTTTACTACTCCCTCTCGGGCGGCACCCTGCCCGGACCGGGCGGCAAACCCAAGCGCGCAAACTTCTTGCTCCGCTCACCCGACCTGGCGAACTGGACGTATTTACATCCATTTGTCGAAGACGACCTCTTCACAATCGTTGGCGACGACGGCGCCTGCCCCTACTTCTGGCCCATTGGCGATCGCCATATCTTACTCTTTTACAGCCACATAAGCGGAGGGCAATATCTCCTGGGCGACTACGACAAAGAACGCGACAAATTTGTGGTAACAGCGCACGACAAATGCAATTTCGGACCCTCCGCTCCCTGTGGTGTACACGCGCCTTCGGCAACCCCGGATGGCAATGGCAATATCATCGTCATCTTCAACATGAACCCGGGCAAGCCGACAGAAAATTGGAACCAGATCATGACCCTGCCCCGCAAAATGACCCTCATCGACGAAGAAGATATACGCATAGAACCAGCGGGCGACATAGAATCCCTGCGCCGCGATCACCAGCACGTAGGACGCATGACACTCGCTGCCAATAGCGAGATCGTCCTCGACAATATTCAGGGCAATGCAATGGAGATCGTCGCTGAAATCGATACCAAAAATGCGCCTATGGTCGAGATGGACGTATTGCGGTCACCCAACAAAGAAGAAGTCACGCGCATCATGTTCTTCAAAGATCGCGGGCTCAGAAATCGAGCGCTCAACACACAGAAAAGCCTGATCACAATCGACTCATCGTGTTCCTCCACTCTACCCGACGTGCGCACCCGCGCGCCCGAAACCGCTTCGGTCCATATCGAGCCGGACGAAACCTTAAAATTGCGCGTATTTATCGATAAAAGCGTCGTAGAAGTATTTGTAAACGGCAAACAATGCGTGGCATTGCGCGTCTATCCCGGACGCGAAGACAGCACGGGCGTCTCCCTGCGACCACAGGGACAGGACAGCGAACTCCTGTCTCTCGACGCCTATCAGATGGAGAATATTTACACATCATAA
- a CDS encoding sulfatase-like hydrolase/transferase encodes MSDRPNILFINTDQHTWDVISAYGNTHVKTPHIDRLHNNGISFMRSYSSDPVCAPARASWMTGRYTSEAGTPFNGGHLHEDIPDLGQILQQSDYRAIHCGKWHVDGRNVYDSFDVLYYGQQRIGAGGGEYYDAAMTHAVVDFLTTYDKTDPFYLQVWYVNPHDICEYGHNFETKEMPDAVRRGMLTEKDLPPLPDNFNYDTRETVLHRVCRRIDECLIHWPILRAMKTWDERQWRTFIWHHHRFVEKVDGEIGLILTALEQSSLADNTAIIFSVDHGEAFGQHQMFQKFSLYEASIRVPFIVSSLGHNLNIPKGAYDHKHFVSGVDLLPTVCDYAGIEPPEHARGMSVRPLVEGRDIPWRDFGFVESNYWGRALLFDRYKYVCEYIPYGNEKDLLPPGPDPERIGLEQIFDLKNDPGETQNLAHEENKRALVIQCRQALLKFEAGLERRQITHERPTRQIDNWGQRIRAHWDAHPELEAMRIP; translated from the coding sequence ATGAGCGACCGCCCCAATATCCTGTTCATCAACACCGACCAGCACACCTGGGACGTCATATCTGCATACGGCAACACACATGTAAAAACGCCGCACATCGACCGCCTGCACAACAACGGCATCTCATTCATGCGGTCTTATAGCAGCGACCCCGTCTGCGCTCCTGCGCGGGCGAGCTGGATGACTGGGCGATACACCTCAGAAGCCGGCACCCCATTCAACGGCGGCCATCTGCACGAAGACATACCCGACCTCGGTCAGATATTACAACAAAGCGACTACCGCGCAATCCACTGCGGCAAATGGCACGTAGATGGCCGAAACGTATATGACAGCTTCGACGTCCTCTACTACGGCCAACAGCGAATCGGCGCAGGCGGCGGCGAATACTACGACGCGGCAATGACCCATGCCGTCGTAGATTTTTTAACCACGTATGACAAAACCGACCCATTTTATCTGCAAGTCTGGTACGTCAACCCGCACGACATCTGCGAATACGGCCACAACTTTGAAACAAAAGAAATGCCCGACGCTGTGCGCCGGGGCATGCTCACCGAAAAGGACTTACCCCCTCTCCCTGACAATTTCAATTACGACACGCGCGAAACCGTCCTGCACCGCGTATGCAGGCGCATAGACGAATGCCTGATCCACTGGCCCATCTTGCGCGCCATGAAAACATGGGACGAACGCCAATGGAGAACATTTATATGGCATCACCACCGCTTTGTAGAAAAAGTAGATGGTGAAATCGGCCTGATCTTAACCGCCCTTGAACAAAGCAGCCTCGCGGACAACACCGCAATCATCTTCAGCGTAGATCACGGCGAAGCCTTTGGACAGCATCAGATGTTTCAGAAATTCTCCCTCTACGAAGCCAGCATTCGCGTACCCTTTATCGTCTCATCCCTCGGACACAACCTGAACATCCCCAAAGGCGCATATGATCACAAACACTTTGTCTCCGGTGTCGATCTCCTCCCCACCGTATGCGACTACGCCGGAATCGAACCACCCGAACATGCGCGTGGAATGAGCGTGCGCCCCCTCGTCGAAGGTCGGGACATACCCTGGCGCGACTTTGGCTTTGTCGAAAGCAACTACTGGGGACGCGCCCTGCTTTTCGACCGTTATAAATACGTCTGTGAGTATATTCCCTACGGAAATGAAAAAGACCTCCTCCCACCCGGACCCGACCCCGAACGCATCGGCCTCGAACAAATTTTTGACCTCAAGAACGACCCGGGAGAAACGCAAAATCTCGCCCATGAAGAAAACAAACGCGCATTAGTGATACAATGCCGTCAGGCACTACTGAAATTTGAAGCGGGATTGGAACGGCGGCAAATCACACACGAGCGACCCACCCGTCAAATCGACAACTGGGGGCAGCGCATCCGGGCGCACTGGGACGCACACCCCGAATTGGAAGCCATGAGAATTCCCTAA
- a CDS encoding alpha-L-fucosidase, whose protein sequence is MAIQLPEGPFKPNWDSLSNYRVPDWYQNDKFGIFIHWGVYAVPAFGSEWYPRNMYQQGAREFAHHVATYGEHSKFGYKDFIPMFKAEKYDPDHWADLFRKAGARFVVPVAEHHDGFAMYDTDLSDWCASKMGPKRDLIGELAEAVRKQWLVFGLSTHRAEHWWFMDGGMQFDSDVQDGQYAGLYGPAQPRDSQPNEEFLDDWLARTCELVDKYHPQIVWFDWWIQEPAFASYVQRFAAYYYNRGAEWDRGVAINYKHSTFPPEAAVYDIERGQLDDINPHFWQTDTCVARKSWGYIEEERGYKSASQLIGDLIDIVSKNGALLLNVGPRADGTIPEEEEALLLAIGKWLNTNGEAIYDSRPWKVFGEGPTEVTTGSFTDTKRQMFSERDIRFTTRGDILYATVLAIPEKNEVTIQSLGSSLRLLTKPIDKVELLGAGTLKWSQTMRGLKVQLPAEKPCDHAIVLKITPVSD, encoded by the coding sequence ATGGCAATACAACTACCCGAAGGACCTTTTAAACCGAACTGGGACTCACTCTCAAATTATCGCGTCCCCGACTGGTATCAGAACGACAAATTTGGCATCTTCATCCACTGGGGCGTGTATGCGGTCCCCGCATTTGGAAGCGAATGGTACCCCCGCAACATGTATCAACAAGGCGCCAGAGAATTCGCGCACCATGTAGCGACCTATGGCGAACACAGCAAATTTGGATACAAAGACTTCATCCCCATGTTCAAAGCGGAAAAATACGACCCTGACCACTGGGCAGACCTATTCCGCAAAGCTGGTGCCCGCTTTGTCGTCCCCGTAGCCGAGCATCACGATGGATTTGCCATGTACGACACCGACCTATCGGACTGGTGCGCGAGCAAAATGGGGCCCAAACGCGATCTCATTGGCGAACTCGCCGAAGCCGTACGCAAACAATGGCTGGTATTCGGCCTATCGACCCACCGCGCAGAACACTGGTGGTTCATGGATGGCGGGATGCAATTTGACTCCGACGTACAGGACGGACAATACGCGGGCTTATACGGACCCGCGCAACCGAGAGACAGCCAGCCCAACGAAGAATTCTTAGACGACTGGCTCGCGCGCACCTGCGAACTCGTCGATAAATACCACCCGCAAATCGTGTGGTTTGACTGGTGGATACAAGAACCCGCTTTCGCGTCTTACGTACAGCGTTTTGCAGCCTACTATTACAACCGCGGAGCCGAATGGGATCGCGGCGTAGCGATCAATTACAAACACAGCACCTTTCCCCCAGAAGCCGCAGTTTACGACATTGAGCGCGGACAATTAGACGACATCAACCCGCACTTCTGGCAAACCGACACCTGTGTGGCGAGAAAATCCTGGGGATATATCGAAGAAGAACGGGGATACAAAAGCGCCTCGCAACTCATCGGCGACCTGATAGATATCGTAAGCAAAAACGGCGCACTCTTGCTCAACGTAGGCCCCCGTGCCGATGGCACCATCCCCGAAGAAGAAGAGGCCCTATTGCTCGCAATCGGCAAATGGCTAAACACAAACGGCGAAGCGATCTACGACTCGCGCCCCTGGAAAGTATTTGGCGAAGGTCCCACAGAAGTCACAACAGGTTCATTCACCGATACAAAGCGACAGATGTTTAGCGAACGCGACATCCGCTTCACCACGCGAGGGGATATCCTCTACGCAACCGTATTGGCAATACCCGAAAAAAATGAAGTAACGATCCAATCGCTCGGCTCTTCCCTACGTCTGCTAACCAAACCAATCGACAAAGTCGAACTACTGGGAGCAGGAACGTTAAAATGGTCGCAAACAATGCGCGGCTTAAAAGTCCAACTCCCCGCAGAAAAACCATGCGACCACGCGATCGTCTTAAAAATCACGCCAGTGTCTGATTGA
- the dgoD gene encoding galactonate dehydratase, with the protein MKITDLHVIRMGTPGKGEGTNWTFIKIETDAGIYGLGEASLQYKDEGLIAEFGAFKRYLIGKNPFEIERLWTSLYRRVTWSGGPVTTSAISAIDLALWDIKGKALGVPVYELLGGKSHDKIRMYANGWPRKGNTPEAIFEGVKQVVDQGYTALKFYPFAGEQVAKIDRIEHGVALVEAAREAAGSQVEIGIDIRARLNIWSARRVAQALEPYNIAWMEEPILWDNPEALAQFAHEVRVPIATGEQLYTRWGFRSLLELNAVGIIQPDICHAGGITELKKIATMAETYYVTVAPHNSNGPISTIASLHLDLCIHNSLMQEIFLSSIGLYNEVLTQPIEVIDGHCVPPEGPGWGVDLKEDVLAKYPPKPFTPIESEPYVEF; encoded by the coding sequence ATGAAAATCACCGATCTACACGTAATACGTATGGGCACCCCGGGAAAGGGTGAGGGAACAAACTGGACATTTATAAAAATCGAAACCGACGCCGGCATATACGGATTGGGCGAAGCTAGTCTGCAATACAAGGACGAAGGACTAATAGCGGAATTTGGCGCATTCAAGCGATATTTAATCGGCAAAAACCCCTTTGAAATCGAACGACTATGGACATCCCTCTATCGGCGCGTCACCTGGTCTGGCGGCCCCGTAACCACCAGTGCCATCAGCGCCATTGACCTCGCCCTATGGGACATCAAAGGCAAAGCTCTCGGCGTACCCGTATATGAATTACTCGGCGGCAAATCCCACGACAAAATACGCATGTACGCCAACGGCTGGCCCAGAAAGGGAAACACCCCCGAAGCCATCTTCGAAGGCGTAAAACAGGTCGTAGATCAGGGCTATACAGCGTTAAAATTCTACCCCTTTGCCGGCGAACAAGTTGCAAAAATCGACCGAATAGAACACGGCGTCGCACTCGTAGAAGCCGCGCGAGAAGCCGCCGGATCACAGGTCGAAATCGGCATTGACATACGCGCGCGATTAAACATCTGGAGTGCGCGCCGAGTCGCACAAGCACTCGAACCATACAACATCGCCTGGATGGAAGAACCCATCTTGTGGGACAACCCCGAAGCCCTCGCGCAATTTGCCCATGAAGTGCGCGTACCCATTGCAACGGGCGAACAACTGTACACCCGATGGGGATTCCGCTCATTATTAGAACTGAATGCCGTAGGCATCATCCAGCCGGACATCTGTCACGCGGGCGGCATCACCGAACTAAAAAAAATTGCAACAATGGCCGAAACCTATTACGTAACCGTAGCCCCGCACAACTCCAACGGACCGATCTCCACCATCGCCAGCCTGCATCTGGACCTCTGCATACACAACAGTTTAATGCAGGAAATATTCCTATCGTCCATCGGCCTCTACAACGAAGTCCTCACACAGCCCATCGAAGTAATCGACGGCCATTGCGTACCACCCGAAGGACCTGGCTGGGGCGTAGATTTGAAAGAGGACGTCCTGGCAAAATACCCCCCCAAACCATTTACGCCTATTGAATCAGAACCTTATGTAGAATTTTGA